In Hyla sarda isolate aHylSar1 chromosome 9, aHylSar1.hap1, whole genome shotgun sequence, the following proteins share a genomic window:
- the TSPAN15 gene encoding tetraspanin-15 isoform X2: MANEEVRYCSRFPYLCLKFTLIAYSTIFWLIGALILAIGIYAEVERQKYKTLQGVFLAPAIILILLGVVMFIVSFIGVLASLRDNLCLLQVFMYTLGVCLILELTGGILALIFRNQTMDLLNKNIRKGIQNYYDDLDFKNIMDFVQKQFKCCGGAEYTDWEQNVYHSCSAPGPLACGVPYTCCLTNKTGAVMNTMCGYQAMKYNRPAAQQFIHVRGCTDAVIIWFLDNYAVMAGLLLGILVPQFLGVLLSLLYVSRVEDMITEWNSSADVLLEGETTKHEIEFSTVGCCRCYPGEESTA; the protein is encoded by the exons ATGGCTAATGAAGAGGTTCGATACTGCTCCAGGTTTCCATATCTGTGCCTGAAATTTACCCTCATTGCATATAGTACTATATTCTGG CTGATAGGTGCCCTTATCCTGGCTATTGGTATCTATGCTGAAGTAGAGAGGCAGAAATATAAGACTTTACAGGGTGTCTTCCTTGCTCCTGCCATCATCCTCATCCTGCTAGGAGTGGTCATGTTTATTGTATCCTTCATCGGAGTCTTGGCTTCACTCAGAGATAACCTGTGCCTACTTCAAGTG TTCATGTATACCCTGGGGGTCTGCCTTATATTGGAGTTGACTGGTGGGATCCTTGCCTTGATCTTTAGAAATCAG ACCATGGATCTCCTGAATAAGAACATTCGGAAGGGAATACAGAATTACTATGATGATCTCGACTTCAAAAATATCATGGACTTTGTGCAAAAGCAG TTCAAGTGCTGTGGGGGAGCAGAGTACACAGACTGGGAACAGAATGTATATCACTCGTGCTCAGCTCCTGGGCCTCTTGCATGTGGAGTTCCTTATACTTGCTGCCTCACCAACAAG ACGGGAGCAGTAATGAATACAATGTGTGGATACCAAGCCATGAAGTATAAT AGACCAGCAGCGCAGCAGTTCATCCATGTCAGAGGTTGCACAGATGCTGTTATTATTTGGTTCTTGGATAACTATGCAGTCATGGCCGGATTGTTACTAGGTATCCTAGTCCCACAG TTCCTTGGAGTCCTTCTATCACTACTTTATGTATCCCGGGTAGAAGATATGATCACGGAGTGGAACAGTTCTGCTGATGTTCTCCTGGAGGGTGAGACCACCAAACATGAGATTGAGTTTTCCACTGTGGGCTGTTGCCGGTGCTATCCAGGAGAGGAATCGACagcctga
- the TSPAN15 gene encoding tetraspanin-15 isoform X3, whose product MFIVSFIGVLASLRDNLCLLQVFMYTLGVCLILELTGGILALIFRNQVRTIGMYTSFSPFCSAIPVLLPLAPAHCFWSLVMPFIGEHLIHPQINKSVSLLYQTMDLLNKNIRKGIQNYYDDLDFKNIMDFVQKQFKCCGGAEYTDWEQNVYHSCSAPGPLACGVPYTCCLTNKTGAVMNTMCGYQAMKYNRPAAQQFIHVRGCTDAVIIWFLDNYAVMAGLLLGILVPQFLGVLLSLLYVSRVEDMITEWNSSADVLLEGETTKHEIEFSTVGCCRCYPGEESTA is encoded by the exons ATGTTTATTGTATCCTTCATCGGAGTCTTGGCTTCACTCAGAGATAACCTGTGCCTACTTCAAGTG TTCATGTATACCCTGGGGGTCTGCCTTATATTGGAGTTGACTGGTGGGATCCTTGCCTTGATCTTTAGAAATCAGGTGAGGACTATAGGCATGTATACCAGCTTCTCACCATTCTGCTCTGCCATACCAGTCCTCTTACCCTTGGCACCAGCCCACTGCTTCTGGTCTTTAGTAATGCCTTTTATAGGGGAGCACCTCATCCATCCACAGATCAATAAGAGTGTTTCTCTTTTATACCAGACCATGGATCTCCTGAATAAGAACATTCGGAAGGGAATACAGAATTACTATGATGATCTCGACTTCAAAAATATCATGGACTTTGTGCAAAAGCAG TTCAAGTGCTGTGGGGGAGCAGAGTACACAGACTGGGAACAGAATGTATATCACTCGTGCTCAGCTCCTGGGCCTCTTGCATGTGGAGTTCCTTATACTTGCTGCCTCACCAACAAG ACGGGAGCAGTAATGAATACAATGTGTGGATACCAAGCCATGAAGTATAAT AGACCAGCAGCGCAGCAGTTCATCCATGTCAGAGGTTGCACAGATGCTGTTATTATTTGGTTCTTGGATAACTATGCAGTCATGGCCGGATTGTTACTAGGTATCCTAGTCCCACAG TTCCTTGGAGTCCTTCTATCACTACTTTATGTATCCCGGGTAGAAGATATGATCACGGAGTGGAACAGTTCTGCTGATGTTCTCCTGGAGGGTGAGACCACCAAACATGAGATTGAGTTTTCCACTGTGGGCTGTTGCCGGTGCTATCCAGGAGAGGAATCGACagcctga
- the TSPAN15 gene encoding tetraspanin-15 isoform X1, whose amino-acid sequence MANEEVRYCSRFPYLCLKFTLIAYSTIFWLIGALILAIGIYAEVERQKYKTLQGVFLAPAIILILLGVVMFIVSFIGVLASLRDNLCLLQVFMYTLGVCLILELTGGILALIFRNQVRTIGMYTSFSPFCSAIPVLLPLAPAHCFWSLVMPFIGEHLIHPQINKSVSLLYQTMDLLNKNIRKGIQNYYDDLDFKNIMDFVQKQFKCCGGAEYTDWEQNVYHSCSAPGPLACGVPYTCCLTNKTGAVMNTMCGYQAMKYNRPAAQQFIHVRGCTDAVIIWFLDNYAVMAGLLLGILVPQFLGVLLSLLYVSRVEDMITEWNSSADVLLEGETTKHEIEFSTVGCCRCYPGEESTA is encoded by the exons ATGGCTAATGAAGAGGTTCGATACTGCTCCAGGTTTCCATATCTGTGCCTGAAATTTACCCTCATTGCATATAGTACTATATTCTGG CTGATAGGTGCCCTTATCCTGGCTATTGGTATCTATGCTGAAGTAGAGAGGCAGAAATATAAGACTTTACAGGGTGTCTTCCTTGCTCCTGCCATCATCCTCATCCTGCTAGGAGTGGTCATGTTTATTGTATCCTTCATCGGAGTCTTGGCTTCACTCAGAGATAACCTGTGCCTACTTCAAGTG TTCATGTATACCCTGGGGGTCTGCCTTATATTGGAGTTGACTGGTGGGATCCTTGCCTTGATCTTTAGAAATCAGGTGAGGACTATAGGCATGTATACCAGCTTCTCACCATTCTGCTCTGCCATACCAGTCCTCTTACCCTTGGCACCAGCCCACTGCTTCTGGTCTTTAGTAATGCCTTTTATAGGGGAGCACCTCATCCATCCACAGATCAATAAGAGTGTTTCTCTTTTATACCAGACCATGGATCTCCTGAATAAGAACATTCGGAAGGGAATACAGAATTACTATGATGATCTCGACTTCAAAAATATCATGGACTTTGTGCAAAAGCAG TTCAAGTGCTGTGGGGGAGCAGAGTACACAGACTGGGAACAGAATGTATATCACTCGTGCTCAGCTCCTGGGCCTCTTGCATGTGGAGTTCCTTATACTTGCTGCCTCACCAACAAG ACGGGAGCAGTAATGAATACAATGTGTGGATACCAAGCCATGAAGTATAAT AGACCAGCAGCGCAGCAGTTCATCCATGTCAGAGGTTGCACAGATGCTGTTATTATTTGGTTCTTGGATAACTATGCAGTCATGGCCGGATTGTTACTAGGTATCCTAGTCCCACAG TTCCTTGGAGTCCTTCTATCACTACTTTATGTATCCCGGGTAGAAGATATGATCACGGAGTGGAACAGTTCTGCTGATGTTCTCCTGGAGGGTGAGACCACCAAACATGAGATTGAGTTTTCCACTGTGGGCTGTTGCCGGTGCTATCCAGGAGAGGAATCGACagcctga